In the Caballeronia sp. LZ062 genome, one interval contains:
- a CDS encoding PhoH family protein codes for MPLPTAPAKLGHLLPAEEYKAKARPSKQPKKQAAASDDDAVGSVETVTAERPAAAHSANAANTLRSIASDVLAQAPQDASTETPAAAAPAARGRRTKQTAALLQPVPAAREKEETSEEARPAKREARTDAPAATPTPSAAPAKDTRTQNKRRQRGAVEEELSKLFVLDTNVLMHDPSSLFRFEEHDVYLPMMTLEELDNHKKGMSEVARNARQVSRTLDALVAHAGQMSEGIPLAAQGNRDALGRLYFQTTLTDIEPVEGLPIGKADNQILGVVRALQKERPDRQVVLVSKDINMRIKAHALGLPAEDYFNDQVLEDKDLLYSGVRALPQDFWTKHAKGMESWQDTKTGTTYYRVTGPLCPSMLVNEFVYLEPQNGEPSFHAVVRELNGKTALLQTLRDYGHHKNNVWGITARNREQNFALNLLMNPEVDFVTLLGQAGTGKTLMALAAGLAQVLDDKRYNEIIVTRATVPVGEDIGFLPGTEEEKMQPWMGAFDDNLEVLQKTDDAAGEWGRAATQELIRSRLKVKSMNFMRGRTFVDKYVIIDEAQNLTPKQMKTLVTRAGPGTKIVCLGNIAQIDTPYLTEGSSGLTYVVDRFKGWTHSGHVTLARGERSRLADYASDIL; via the coding sequence ATGCCTTTGCCTACCGCCCCGGCCAAGCTCGGCCATCTCCTTCCGGCCGAAGAGTACAAGGCCAAAGCCCGGCCTTCGAAGCAGCCGAAAAAACAGGCTGCGGCGAGCGACGACGACGCTGTCGGCTCGGTCGAGACCGTGACCGCCGAGCGCCCCGCAGCCGCCCATTCCGCGAACGCCGCCAACACGCTGCGCTCGATCGCCAGTGACGTGCTCGCGCAGGCGCCGCAAGACGCATCGACCGAAACACCCGCCGCTGCCGCGCCCGCTGCGCGCGGCCGTCGCACGAAGCAGACTGCCGCTCTCTTGCAACCGGTGCCGGCCGCTCGCGAAAAAGAGGAAACGAGCGAAGAAGCCCGCCCCGCCAAACGCGAGGCGCGCACGGACGCGCCCGCCGCGACGCCGACTCCGAGCGCCGCTCCCGCCAAGGACACGCGCACGCAGAACAAGCGCCGTCAGCGCGGCGCGGTCGAGGAGGAACTGAGCAAGCTCTTCGTGCTCGACACGAACGTGCTGATGCACGACCCAAGTTCGCTCTTTCGCTTCGAGGAACACGACGTCTATCTGCCGATGATGACGTTGGAAGAGCTCGACAACCACAAGAAAGGCATGTCGGAAGTGGCGCGCAACGCGCGTCAGGTGAGCCGCACGCTAGACGCACTCGTCGCGCACGCGGGCCAGATGTCGGAGGGCATTCCGCTTGCCGCGCAGGGCAACCGCGACGCGCTCGGCCGCCTGTACTTCCAGACGACGCTGACCGATATCGAGCCGGTCGAAGGCCTGCCTATCGGCAAGGCGGACAACCAGATTCTCGGCGTCGTGCGCGCGCTTCAGAAGGAGCGGCCGGATCGGCAGGTCGTGCTGGTGTCGAAAGACATCAACATGCGCATCAAGGCGCATGCGCTCGGCCTGCCCGCCGAGGACTACTTCAACGATCAGGTGCTGGAAGACAAGGACCTGCTCTATTCCGGCGTGCGCGCGCTGCCCCAGGATTTCTGGACGAAGCACGCGAAGGGCATGGAAAGCTGGCAGGACACCAAGACCGGCACCACGTACTACCGCGTGACTGGGCCGCTTTGCCCGTCCATGCTCGTCAACGAGTTCGTCTATCTGGAGCCGCAGAATGGCGAGCCGTCGTTCCATGCGGTCGTGCGCGAACTCAACGGAAAGACGGCGCTCTTGCAGACGCTGCGCGACTACGGGCATCACAAGAACAACGTGTGGGGTATCACGGCGCGCAATCGCGAGCAGAACTTTGCGCTGAATCTGCTGATGAATCCGGAGGTCGATTTCGTCACGCTGCTCGGTCAGGCGGGCACCGGCAAGACGCTGATGGCGCTTGCCGCCGGCCTCGCGCAAGTGCTCGACGACAAGCGCTACAACGAGATCATCGTGACGCGCGCGACGGTGCCGGTCGGCGAAGACATCGGCTTTTTGCCGGGCACCGAGGAAGAGAAGATGCAGCCGTGGATGGGCGCATTCGACGACAACCTCGAAGTCCTCCAGAAAACCGACGATGCCGCCGGCGAATGGGGCCGCGCAGCCACGCAGGAACTGATCCGCTCGCGGCTCAAGGTCAAGAGCATGAACTTCATGCGCGGGCGCACGTTCGTGGACAAGTACGTGATCATCGACGAAGCGCAGAATCTGACGCCCAAGCAGATGAAGACGCTCGTCACGCGCGCCGGTCCGGGCACGAAGATCGTGTGTCTCGGCAATATCGCGCAGATCGACACACCCTATCTGACCGAGGGTAGTTCCGGGCTGACCTACGTGGTCGACCGCTTCAAGGGCTGGACGCATAGCGGGCACGTGACGCTTGCGCGCGGCGAGCGGTCGCGGCTCGCGGACTACGCTTCGGACATTCTGTAA
- a CDS encoding SDR family oxidoreductase, producing the protein MDLGLAGKVVLITGGSKGIGFACAKAFASEGAKVAIVSRDAANLARAREQLAADGHHVHLARADLHEAHSAEDVVEEASAALGPIDILINSAGAARRYDPDTLDAAAYKAAMDAKYFSYVYPQQVVLKRMAERLRNDPATEPGAIVNIVGMGGKIATDIHIAGGAANAALMLNTVGLAHHYAKLGIRINAINPGATLTERVEEALQLEAQRQGVTRDQVLAESQTKVPLGRYAKPEEIADVALFLASRRASYVSGAIIPMDGVSSPII; encoded by the coding sequence ATGGATCTGGGACTGGCCGGCAAAGTTGTGCTGATCACGGGCGGTAGCAAGGGAATCGGCTTCGCGTGTGCGAAAGCGTTTGCAAGCGAAGGCGCGAAAGTCGCGATCGTTTCCCGCGATGCCGCGAATCTCGCCCGTGCACGCGAACAACTCGCGGCCGACGGTCATCACGTTCATCTTGCTCGCGCGGACCTGCACGAGGCGCACAGCGCCGAGGACGTGGTCGAAGAAGCGAGCGCGGCGCTCGGCCCCATCGACATTCTCATCAACAGCGCAGGCGCCGCCCGCCGCTACGATCCCGATACGCTCGACGCCGCCGCCTACAAAGCCGCGATGGACGCGAAGTACTTCTCGTATGTCTATCCGCAGCAGGTCGTGCTGAAGCGCATGGCCGAGCGACTGCGCAACGATCCCGCGACGGAGCCGGGTGCGATCGTCAATATTGTCGGCATGGGCGGGAAAATCGCAACGGACATCCATATTGCGGGCGGCGCGGCCAACGCAGCGCTGATGCTCAACACCGTCGGCCTCGCGCATCATTACGCGAAGCTCGGCATTCGCATCAACGCGATCAATCCCGGCGCGACGCTCACCGAGCGCGTCGAGGAAGCGTTGCAACTGGAAGCGCAACGGCAAGGCGTCACGCGCGATCAGGTGCTCGCCGAGAGTCAGACCAAGGTGCCGCTCGGGCGATATGCGAAACCGGAGGAAATTGCCGACGTCGCCCTCTTTCTGGCAAGCCGCCGCGCGAGTTATGTGTCGGGCGCGATCATCCCGATGGACGGAGTGTCGTCGCCGATCATTTGA
- a CDS encoding anion permease encodes MHSIQLAIWAVATLVIVALVFDFMNGFHDAANSIATVVSTGVLKPQQAVAFAAAFNVIAYFIFHLKVAATVGRGTIDPDIVDHYVIFGALVGAIGWNIVTWVYGIPSSSSHALIGGLVGAALAKSGWGSLNWDGLLKTVAFIFISPLLGFVLGSFFMLLVSWLYFRTPPSKVDRRFRRLQLLSAGLYSLGHGGNDAQKTIGIIWMLLIATGYASVGSDAPPIWVIGLCYLSMGLGTLFGGWRIVRTMGQKITKLKPVGGFCAETGGAITLFVASFLGIPVSTTHTITGAIVGVGATQKFSAVRWGVAGNIVWAWILTIPASSALAAAGWWLGHRFL; translated from the coding sequence ATGCATTCGATTCAACTCGCAATCTGGGCAGTCGCTACGCTCGTCATAGTCGCACTCGTGTTCGACTTCATGAACGGCTTTCACGACGCCGCCAACTCCATCGCGACGGTCGTTTCGACCGGCGTGCTCAAGCCGCAGCAAGCCGTCGCGTTCGCGGCCGCGTTCAATGTCATCGCGTATTTCATTTTCCACCTGAAGGTCGCCGCGACCGTCGGCAGGGGCACGATCGACCCGGATATCGTCGATCACTACGTCATATTCGGCGCGCTCGTCGGCGCGATCGGCTGGAACATCGTCACGTGGGTGTACGGCATTCCGTCGAGTTCGTCCCATGCGCTGATCGGCGGTCTGGTGGGCGCGGCGCTCGCGAAGTCGGGCTGGGGCTCGCTCAACTGGGACGGGCTGCTCAAGACCGTGGCCTTCATCTTCATTTCGCCGCTGCTCGGCTTCGTGCTCGGCTCGTTTTTCATGCTGCTGGTGTCGTGGCTGTATTTCCGCACGCCGCCGTCGAAGGTGGACCGGCGTTTCCGGCGCCTCCAATTGCTTTCGGCTGGACTGTATTCGCTCGGGCACGGCGGCAACGACGCGCAAAAGACCATCGGCATCATCTGGATGCTGCTGATCGCGACGGGCTACGCCTCCGTGGGCTCGGACGCGCCGCCGATCTGGGTCATCGGGCTCTGTTATCTGTCGATGGGACTCGGCACGCTGTTCGGCGGTTGGCGCATCGTGCGCACGATGGGCCAGAAGATCACGAAGCTCAAGCCCGTCGGCGGCTTCTGCGCGGAGACGGGCGGGGCGATCACGCTCTTCGTCGCGTCCTTCCTCGGCATTCCCGTTTCCACGACGCACACCATCACCGGCGCGATCGTCGGCGTGGGCGCGACGCAGAAGTTCAGCGCGGTGCGCTGGGGCGTCGCGGGCAATATCGTGTGGGCGTGGATTCTGACGATCCCGGCTTCCTCGGCGCTCGCCGCGGCGGGCTGGTGGCTCGGACACCGCTTCCTGTAG
- a CDS encoding DUF47 domain-containing protein, translated as MFGRFMPTEGKFFEIFNAHAKCMVDASRELELLIDNLDEAEVHKQNVQTNEKRADKLTHETIDLLHKTFITPLDRDEIHKLITTMDDILDLMEDVATAISLYDVRAVTSEASQLAHICTATCLRVQQAVGLLEDMKRASEILKICEEIDRLESDADRVLRSAMSKLFREEDDVKTLIKLKAIYELLETITDKCEDVANIIEGIVLENA; from the coding sequence ATGTTCGGTCGTTTCATGCCCACCGAGGGCAAATTCTTCGAGATTTTCAACGCGCACGCGAAATGCATGGTGGATGCCAGCCGCGAGCTCGAACTGCTGATCGATAACCTCGACGAAGCCGAGGTTCACAAGCAGAACGTCCAGACGAACGAAAAGCGTGCCGACAAGCTCACGCACGAAACGATCGATCTGCTGCACAAGACGTTCATCACGCCGCTCGACCGCGACGAGATTCACAAGCTCATCACCACGATGGACGACATCCTCGACTTGATGGAGGACGTCGCCACCGCCATTTCGCTTTACGACGTGCGGGCGGTGACATCGGAAGCGAGCCAGCTCGCGCACATCTGCACGGCTACGTGCCTGCGCGTGCAGCAGGCCGTGGGTCTGCTCGAAGACATGAAACGCGCGAGCGAAATCCTGAAGATCTGCGAAGAGATCGACCGCCTGGAGTCGGACGCTGACCGCGTGCTGCGCTCGGCCATGTCGAAGCTCTTCCGCGAGGAAGACGACGTCAAGACGCTCATCAAGCTCAAGGCGATCTACGAGCTTCTGGAGACGATCACCGACAAGTGCGAGGATGTCGCCAACATCATCGAAGGCATCGTGCTGGAAAACGCCTGA
- a CDS encoding replicative DNA helicase, translating to MNAPSKDPQLDALKVPPHSIEAEQSVIGGLLLDNAAWDRIADVMSQSDFYRYDHRIIYEHIGKLIASTRPADVITVYEALTMAGKAEEVGGLAYLNALAQNTPSAANIRRYAEIVRDRAVLRRLVSVADEISADAFNPQGKEVRQILDEAEARVFSIAEDGARGTQGFLEIGPLLTQVVERIDTLYHTANPSDVTGTPTGFVDLDRMTSGMHGGELIIVAGRPSMGKTAFSMNIGEYVAVEYGLPVAVFSMEMPGTQLTMRMLGSVGRLDQHRMRTGRLTDEDWPKLTHAVQKMSEAQLFIDETGGLNPMELRSRARRLSRQCGKLGLIIVDYLQLMSGSGGGENRATEISEISRSLKGLAKELDVPVIALSQLNRGLEQRPNKRPIMSDLRESGAIEQDADVILFIYRDEVYNPDSPDKGTAEIIIGKQRNGPIGPVRLTFHGQYTKFDNFAGVQSFYGGE from the coding sequence ATGAACGCACCGTCCAAAGATCCGCAACTCGACGCGCTGAAGGTTCCGCCGCACTCGATCGAAGCCGAGCAATCGGTGATCGGCGGCTTGCTGCTGGACAACGCGGCATGGGACCGCATCGCCGACGTCATGTCGCAGAGCGACTTTTATCGCTATGACCACCGCATCATTTACGAGCACATCGGCAAGCTGATCGCGTCGACGCGGCCGGCCGACGTCATCACGGTCTACGAAGCGCTGACGATGGCCGGCAAAGCCGAGGAAGTGGGTGGCCTGGCGTATCTCAACGCGCTCGCGCAGAACACGCCGAGCGCGGCGAACATCCGCCGTTACGCCGAAATCGTGCGCGACCGCGCGGTGCTGCGCCGTCTCGTGTCCGTGGCGGATGAAATCTCCGCCGACGCGTTCAATCCGCAAGGGAAGGAAGTCCGGCAAATTCTGGACGAAGCCGAAGCGCGGGTGTTCTCCATCGCCGAGGACGGTGCGCGCGGCACGCAAGGCTTCCTCGAAATCGGACCGCTGCTCACGCAGGTCGTCGAGCGCATCGATACGCTTTATCACACGGCCAATCCGAGCGATGTCACCGGCACGCCGACCGGCTTCGTCGACCTCGACCGTATGACCTCGGGCATGCACGGCGGCGAGCTGATCATCGTGGCGGGGCGTCCGTCGATGGGTAAGACCGCGTTCTCGATGAACATCGGCGAATACGTGGCCGTGGAGTACGGCTTGCCCGTCGCGGTCTTTTCGATGGAAATGCCGGGCACGCAGTTGACCATGCGTATGCTCGGCTCGGTCGGACGCCTTGATCAGCACCGTATGCGCACGGGCCGTCTCACCGACGAAGATTGGCCGAAGCTCACGCACGCGGTGCAGAAAATGAGCGAGGCGCAGCTTTTCATCGACGAAACCGGCGGCCTGAACCCGATGGAACTGCGCTCGCGGGCGCGGCGCCTGTCGCGCCAGTGCGGCAAGCTCGGGCTCATCATCGTCGACTATTTGCAGCTGATGTCGGGCTCCGGCGGCGGCGAGAACCGCGCGACCGAGATTTCGGAAATCTCGCGTTCGCTGAAGGGTCTCGCGAAGGAACTGGACGTGCCGGTGATCGCCCTTTCGCAGCTCAATCGCGGTCTGGAGCAGCGTCCCAACAAGCGTCCGATCATGTCGGACCTGCGCGAATCCGGCGCTATCGAGCAGGACGCGGACGTGATCCTCTTCATTTACCGCGACGAAGTCTACAACCCGGACAGTCCGGATAAAGGCACCGCGGAAATCATCATCGGCAAGCAGCGTAATGGTCCCATCGGGCCGGTTCGCCTGACGTTCCACGGCCAATACACGAAGTTCGACAATTTCGCCGGCGTTCAAAGCTTCTACGGCGGCGAATAG
- the rplI gene encoding 50S ribosomal protein L9, protein MQIILLEKVVNLGNLGDIVKVKDGYARNFLIPGKKARRATKDAIAEFEVRRAELEKNAAEKLAAAQAQGDKLNGFTVQISQKAGVDGRLFGSVTNADIAEALKSQGFAEVEKAQVRLPQGPLKMVGDHPVQVALHTDVIVDVTVSVLGEHA, encoded by the coding sequence ATGCAAATCATTCTTTTGGAAAAGGTCGTCAACCTGGGCAACCTGGGCGACATCGTCAAGGTCAAGGACGGCTACGCACGTAACTTCCTGATCCCCGGCAAGAAGGCTCGCCGCGCGACCAAGGACGCGATCGCCGAATTCGAAGTTCGCCGCGCCGAACTCGAAAAGAACGCCGCTGAAAAGCTGGCTGCAGCGCAAGCACAAGGCGACAAGCTGAACGGCTTCACGGTTCAGATCTCGCAAAAGGCTGGCGTCGACGGCCGTCTGTTCGGTTCGGTCACGAACGCGGACATCGCCGAAGCGCTGAAGTCGCAAGGCTTCGCTGAAGTGGAAAAGGCGCAAGTGCGTCTGCCGCAAGGCCCGCTGAAGATGGTTGGCGACCATCCGGTTCAAGTAGCGCTGCACACGGACGTCATTGTCGACGTGACCGTGTCGGTGCTCGGCGAACACGCCTAA
- the rpsR gene encoding 30S ribosomal protein S18, with amino-acid sequence MPRPTGKKFDKRRQQQNPLFKRKKFCRFTAAGVEYIDYKDTETLKDFIGENGKITPARLTGTKAHYQRQLDTAIKRARFLALLPYTDLHKA; translated from the coding sequence ATGCCCCGCCCGACTGGTAAGAAATTCGACAAGCGTCGTCAGCAACAAAACCCGCTCTTCAAGCGCAAGAAGTTCTGCCGTTTCACGGCAGCCGGTGTCGAGTACATCGACTACAAGGACACGGAAACGCTGAAGGACTTCATCGGCGAAAACGGCAAGATCACGCCGGCTCGTCTGACTGGCACGAAGGCGCACTATCAGCGCCAGCTCGACACGGCAATCAAGCGCGCGCGTTTCCTCGCGCTCCTGCCGTACACCGACCTGCACAAGGCCTAA
- the priB gene encoding primosomal replication protein N produces the protein MNRLQLTASVVEREPVRYTPAGIPIASCTLQHAAEVVEAGIARKIELTMPAVAAGEASGRLESCPMGVETRFTGFLAKKGRNSRTLVFHITELQDIGKD, from the coding sequence GTGAACCGGCTGCAACTGACAGCGAGCGTCGTGGAACGCGAACCGGTGCGATATACGCCCGCCGGCATTCCAATCGCAAGCTGCACGTTGCAACACGCGGCAGAAGTCGTCGAAGCGGGCATCGCCCGGAAGATCGAACTGACAATGCCCGCGGTCGCGGCCGGAGAAGCGAGCGGCAGGCTGGAAAGCTGTCCGATGGGCGTCGAAACGCGCTTCACGGGCTTTCTGGCGAAAAAAGGCCGTAACTCCCGAACCCTGGTGTTTCACATCACAGAATTGCAGGACATTGGAAAGGACTGA
- the rpsF gene encoding 30S ribosomal protein S6 translates to MRHYEIVFIVHPDQSEQVPAMIERYKSTITSHGGQIHRIEDWGRRQLAYMIEKLAKAHYVCMNIECDQATLEELEHAFKFNDAVLRHLIVKMKKAETGPSPMMKEVQREEAKKAASQPSEAQA, encoded by the coding sequence ATGCGTCATTACGAAATCGTCTTTATCGTGCATCCCGATCAGAGCGAGCAAGTGCCCGCGATGATCGAGCGTTACAAGAGCACGATCACGTCGCACGGTGGCCAGATCCACCGTATCGAGGACTGGGGCCGCCGCCAACTGGCCTACATGATCGAGAAACTCGCGAAGGCTCACTACGTCTGCATGAACATCGAATGCGACCAGGCGACGCTCGAAGAACTGGAACACGCGTTCAAGTTCAACGACGCCGTTCTTCGCCACCTCATCGTCAAGATGAAGAAGGCCGAAACCGGCCCGTCGCCGATGATGAAGGAAGTGCAGCGCGAAGAAGCCAAGAAGGCGGCCAGCCAGCCGTCCGAAGCGCAGGCTTAA
- a CDS encoding LysR substrate-binding domain-containing protein, translated as MDRFKQIETFVRVAEAGSLAAAALEEGVSPVILGRRIDALEKRLGVKLMYRSTRRLVVSEEGAAFLDRCKNLLAEWDQAENELAAGRRAVGGHLIVSAPAAFGRMHVAPHAPAFLADKPELQMSFNLTDRVVDLVREGYDLSIRIGGTVDPNFVAVKLASNRRVVCGTPAYFRKHGKPKSLDDLPNHNCLAFNLQGGQNRGWYFRRNGKLATVRVSGNLDCNDGELLHRWVSEGLGLGWRSTWEIQRQLAAGELETVLDEYELPNYDILAVYPQQRYVPARVRYFIDYLREIYAQPGYWSRRVEPPGETHRQANAGALND; from the coding sequence ATGGACCGCTTCAAGCAGATCGAGACGTTCGTGCGCGTCGCGGAAGCCGGCAGCCTCGCGGCGGCGGCGCTGGAGGAGGGCGTGTCGCCGGTTATTCTGGGACGGCGCATCGACGCGCTCGAAAAGCGCCTCGGCGTCAAGCTGATGTATCGCTCGACGCGGCGGCTCGTCGTGAGCGAAGAGGGCGCGGCGTTTCTCGACCGCTGCAAGAATCTGCTCGCCGAGTGGGATCAGGCGGAGAACGAACTCGCGGCGGGGCGGCGCGCGGTCGGCGGGCATCTGATCGTGTCGGCGCCGGCGGCATTCGGGCGCATGCACGTCGCCCCGCACGCGCCGGCGTTCCTTGCGGACAAGCCCGAATTGCAGATGTCGTTCAACCTGACCGACCGCGTCGTGGATCTGGTGCGCGAGGGCTACGATCTGTCGATTCGCATCGGCGGCACGGTCGATCCGAACTTCGTCGCGGTGAAGCTGGCGAGCAACCGGCGCGTGGTGTGCGGCACGCCCGCGTATTTCCGCAAGCACGGCAAGCCGAAATCGCTCGACGATCTGCCGAATCACAACTGCCTCGCGTTCAACCTGCAAGGCGGGCAGAACCGCGGCTGGTATTTCCGGCGCAACGGCAAGCTCGCGACGGTGCGCGTGAGCGGCAACCTCGACTGCAACGACGGCGAACTGCTGCATCGCTGGGTGTCGGAGGGACTCGGGCTCGGGTGGCGCTCTACCTGGGAGATTCAGCGCCAACTGGCAGCGGGCGAACTGGAAACCGTGCTGGACGAGTACGAGCTGCCGAACTACGACATATTGGCTGTCTACCCGCAACAACGCTACGTGCCGGCGCGCGTGCGGTACTTCATTGATTATTTGCGAGAAATCTACGCCCAGCCGGGATACTGGAGCCGCCGCGTCGAGCCGCCCGGCGAAACCCATCGGCAGGCGAACGCGGGCGCGCTAAATGATTGA
- the gcl gene encoding glyoxylate carboligase, with translation MAKMRAVDAAVLVLEKEGIDTAFGVPGAAINPFYSALRKAGSISHVLARHVEGASHMAEGYTRAAPGNIGVCIGTSGPAGTDMITGLYSAQADSIPILAITGQAPRARLYKEDFQAVDIESIAKPVTKWAVTVREPALVPRVFQQAFHLMRSGRPGPVLVDLPIDVQLAEIEFDIDTYEPLPVYKPKATRAQIEKALAMLNDAEKPLIVSGGGVLNAAAEDLLVQFAETLGVPVIPTLMSWGAIADDHPLMAGMVGLQTSHRYGNATMLASDFVLGIGNRWANRHTGSVEVYTKGRKFVHVDIEPTQIGRVFGPDLGIVSDAKAALELFVEVAKEWKAAGKLKDRSAWVADCQQRKRTMLRKTHFDNVPMKPQRVYEEMNLAFDRDTCFVTTIGLSQIAGAQFLHVFKARNWINCGQAGPLGWTIPAALGVRAADPQRKIVALSGDYDFQFMIEELAVGAQFKLPYVHVVVNNSYLGLIRQAQRGFDMDYCVQLAFDNINAPELEGYGVDHVAVAEGLGCKALRVFKPEDIAGALKQAQALAAEHQVPVVVEMILERVTNIAMGTEIDAINEFEELAESKADAPTAVTPLD, from the coding sequence ATGGCCAAGATGAGAGCCGTCGACGCAGCCGTCCTCGTGCTGGAAAAGGAAGGGATCGACACCGCGTTCGGCGTGCCGGGCGCCGCCATCAACCCGTTCTACTCGGCGTTGCGCAAGGCGGGCAGCATTAGTCACGTGCTCGCGCGCCACGTCGAAGGCGCATCGCACATGGCCGAAGGTTATACGCGCGCCGCGCCCGGCAACATCGGGGTATGCATCGGCACGTCGGGACCGGCGGGCACGGACATGATCACCGGCCTTTACTCGGCTCAGGCAGATTCGATTCCGATTCTCGCGATCACCGGTCAGGCGCCGCGTGCGCGCCTCTACAAGGAAGACTTCCAGGCGGTCGATATCGAATCGATCGCCAAGCCCGTCACGAAGTGGGCCGTCACCGTGCGCGAGCCGGCGCTCGTGCCGCGGGTGTTCCAGCAGGCGTTTCACCTGATGCGCTCGGGCCGCCCCGGCCCCGTGCTGGTCGATTTGCCGATCGACGTGCAACTCGCCGAGATCGAATTCGATATCGACACTTACGAGCCGCTGCCGGTCTACAAGCCGAAAGCGACGCGCGCGCAGATCGAGAAGGCGCTCGCGATGCTCAACGACGCCGAGAAGCCGCTTATCGTCTCCGGCGGCGGCGTGCTCAACGCGGCGGCGGAAGACCTGCTCGTGCAATTCGCGGAAACGCTTGGCGTGCCGGTCATCCCGACGCTGATGTCGTGGGGCGCCATTGCTGACGACCACCCGCTCATGGCCGGCATGGTCGGCTTGCAGACGTCACATCGTTACGGCAACGCGACGATGCTCGCATCGGACTTCGTGCTCGGCATCGGCAATCGCTGGGCGAATCGGCATACGGGCAGCGTCGAGGTCTATACGAAGGGCCGCAAGTTCGTTCACGTCGATATCGAGCCGACGCAGATTGGCCGCGTGTTCGGACCGGATCTCGGCATCGTCTCGGATGCGAAGGCGGCGCTCGAACTCTTCGTCGAAGTGGCGAAGGAGTGGAAGGCCGCGGGCAAGCTGAAGGACCGTAGCGCGTGGGTCGCGGACTGCCAACAGCGCAAGCGCACGATGCTGCGCAAGACGCACTTCGACAACGTGCCGATGAAGCCGCAGCGCGTCTACGAAGAGATGAACCTCGCGTTCGACCGCGACACGTGCTTTGTGACGACGATCGGTCTTTCGCAGATTGCCGGTGCGCAGTTCCTGCATGTGTTCAAGGCGCGCAACTGGATCAACTGCGGTCAGGCCGGCCCGCTCGGCTGGACCATTCCCGCTGCGCTCGGCGTGCGTGCGGCGGATCCGCAACGCAAGATCGTCGCGCTGTCGGGCGACTACGACTTCCAGTTCATGATCGAAGAGCTTGCGGTGGGCGCGCAGTTCAAGCTGCCGTACGTGCATGTCGTCGTGAACAACTCGTATCTCGGTCTCATTCGTCAGGCGCAGCGCGGCTTCGACATGGACTACTGCGTGCAACTCGCGTTCGACAACATCAACGCGCCGGAACTGGAAGGCTACGGCGTGGATCATGTCGCGGTCGCCGAAGGCCTCGGCTGCAAGGCACTGCGCGTGTTCAAGCCCGAGGACATCGCCGGTGCGCTGAAGCAAGCGCAAGCGCTCGCGGCGGAGCATCAGGTGCCGGTCGTCGTCGAGATGATTCTCGAACGCGTGACCAACATCGCAATGGGCACCGAGATCGACGCCATCAACGAGTTCGAGGAACTCGCCGAAAGTAAGGCCGACGCGCCGACCGCCGTCACGCCGCTCGACTGA
- the hyi gene encoding hydroxypyruvate isomerase, which translates to MPKFAANLTMLFNEVPFLDRFAAAANAGFKAVEFLFPYPYSISDLKSRVKDSGLQIVLHNLPAGNWEAGERGIACLPDRVAEFRDGVPRAIEYAKALNVPQLNCLVGIPTAGVSAQQARETIIENLRFAADALKQEGIRLLVEPCNSYDIPGFALNRSHEGLDVIRSVGSDNLFLQYDIYHMQRMEGELAATIKKNLPSIAHIQLADNPGRNEPGTGEINYAFLFDLLDSIGYDGWIGCEYKPLAGTEAGLGWLRSIASNKARAAA; encoded by the coding sequence ATGCCGAAATTCGCCGCGAATCTGACGATGCTCTTCAACGAAGTCCCGTTCCTCGACCGCTTTGCGGCGGCGGCGAACGCGGGCTTCAAGGCAGTCGAATTCCTGTTTCCGTATCCGTATTCGATCAGCGATCTGAAATCGCGCGTGAAGGACAGCGGCTTGCAGATCGTCTTGCACAACCTGCCCGCCGGTAACTGGGAAGCAGGCGAGCGCGGCATCGCGTGTCTGCCGGATCGCGTCGCCGAGTTTCGCGACGGCGTGCCGCGCGCCATCGAGTACGCGAAGGCGCTGAACGTGCCGCAACTGAACTGCCTCGTTGGTATTCCGACGGCGGGCGTCTCGGCGCAACAGGCGCGCGAAACGATCATCGAGAACCTACGTTTCGCCGCCGATGCGCTGAAGCAGGAAGGCATCCGTCTGCTCGTCGAGCCCTGCAATTCATACGACATTCCGGGCTTCGCGCTGAACCGTTCGCACGAAGGACTCGACGTCATTCGCTCGGTCGGCTCTGACAATCTCTTCCTGCAATACGACATCTATCACATGCAGCGCATGGAAGGCGAACTGGCCGCGACGATCAAGAAGAACCTGCCGTCGATCGCGCACATTCAGCTTGCCGACAACCCCGGCCGCAACGAACCCGGCACCGGCGAAATCAATTACGCGTTCCTATTCGATCTGCTCGATTCAATCGGCTACGACGGCTGGATCGGCTGCGAATACAAGCCGCTCGCGGGCACGGAAGCCGGGCTCGGCTGGCTGCGCTCGATCGCATCCAACAAGGCGCGCGCCGCTGCCTGA